From a single Lolium rigidum isolate FL_2022 chromosome 7, APGP_CSIRO_Lrig_0.1, whole genome shotgun sequence genomic region:
- the LOC124675118 gene encoding ribonuclease H2 subunit B-like yields MASWCENMALPPRVVIGPRPSGANGQGNILSLRHPKLEEETQYLFIDDQLHEFNWFKERYGSWFLGDYVCEDGSVYYCTLVDPIFVLLPLFEAARMSSGKDLGKFRQLDEILYIEGYPGYQHLMSIAGNHMELVCEVKEVANMKFFRLDESKVLTWLCCKVHSIKEAITKLGKNYAAQGERELLKEALQIIRENLKDEPWLTVLCKKLQLDISEINDTAKANDTSFCADSSPIPGPPRPSEGNVGNGSAKSSKGRPAKKPKIEVGSKNIKDMFRRVTRNGK; encoded by the exons ATGGCGTCGTGGTGCGAGAACATGGCCCTGCCGCCCCGCGTCGTTATCGGACCCC GTCCTTCTGGTGCCAATGGTCAAGGGAATATTTTATCACTTCGTCATCCGAAACTAG AAGAAGAAACACAGTATCTGTTCATTGATGACCAACTTCATGAATTCAATTGGTTTAAGGAGCGTTACGGCTCATGGTTCTTGGGAGATTATGTCTGTGAAG ATGGCAGTGTCTACTATTGCACGCTTGTTGATCCCATCTTTGTTTTGCTACCACTTTTTGAAGCTGCACGTATGTCG AGCGGTAAGGATCTTGGAAAGTTTAGGCAACTGGATGAAATTTTATACATCGAAGGTTATCCTGGATATCAGCACCTCATGAGCATAGCAGGAAACCATATGGAACTGGTTTGTGAAGTTAAAG AAGTTGCTAACATGAAGTTCTTCAGGCTAGATGAGTCCAAGGTCTTAACTTGGCTGTGCTGTAAG GTGCACAGCATAAAAGAGGCTATCACCAAGTTAGGTAAAAATTATGCTGCTCAAGGAGAAAGAGAATTGT TGAAGGAGGCCCTCCAAATAATCCGTGAAAACCTGAAGGACGAACCATGGCTAACGGTACTCTGCAAGAAGTTGCA GTTAGATATCAGTGAGATCAATGATACAGCCAAAGCCAATGATACCTCATTTTGCGCTGATAGTTCTCCCATACCTGGCCCTCCTCGTCCATCGGAG GGGAATGTAGGAAATGGCAGCGCCAAGTCTAGCAAGGGGAGGCCTGCGAAGAAACCAAAGATCGAGGTAGGATCAAAGAACATAAAAGACATGTTCCGAAGGGTCACAAGGAACGGGAAATGA